The following coding sequences are from one Oryzisolibacter sp. LB2S window:
- a CDS encoding branched-chain amino acid ABC transporter permease — MSIYLLQTINGIGIGMLYFLLAVGLSIVFGLLRFVNFAHGAFYLMGAYFCYQMTRWGWSFWWTLLLAPLAVGAIGWLTEKLLLRHVYAKPHEFHILVTVGLALVVQELVILQWGPLGDSVAVPELLQGVVMWGSFVYPKYRLFVIAFTAALAVLLWWLLEGTRLGSAVRAGSESTEMVSLLGLNVFAIFSLVFALGAATAALAGVLAAPIRGAEPFMGIEALGVAFVIVVVGGLGSFSGALVGGVLIGVVQSVMSTLWPEGARIMIYVAMAAVLLLRPHGLLGRKG; from the coding sequence ATGAGCATCTACCTGCTGCAGACCATCAACGGGATCGGCATTGGCATGCTGTATTTCCTGTTGGCCGTCGGTCTGTCCATCGTCTTCGGCCTGCTGCGCTTCGTGAACTTTGCGCATGGCGCGTTCTACCTGATGGGGGCCTATTTCTGCTACCAGATGACGCGCTGGGGCTGGAGTTTCTGGTGGACGCTGCTGCTCGCGCCGCTGGCCGTGGGTGCGATAGGCTGGCTGACGGAGAAGCTGCTCCTGCGCCATGTCTATGCCAAGCCGCACGAGTTCCACATCCTCGTCACCGTGGGCCTGGCGCTGGTGGTACAGGAGCTCGTGATCCTGCAGTGGGGGCCGCTGGGCGACAGCGTGGCCGTGCCCGAGCTGCTGCAGGGCGTGGTCATGTGGGGCAGCTTTGTGTACCCGAAGTACCGGCTGTTCGTGATCGCCTTCACGGCCGCACTGGCGGTGCTGCTGTGGTGGCTGCTGGAGGGTACGCGCCTGGGCAGCGCCGTGCGTGCGGGCAGCGAATCGACCGAGATGGTGTCGCTGCTGGGCCTGAACGTGTTCGCCATTTTCAGCCTGGTGTTCGCGCTGGGTGCTGCCACGGCCGCGCTGGCCGGCGTGCTGGCGGCGCCCATCCGTGGCGCAGAACCGTTCATGGGCATAGAGGCGCTGGGCGTGGCCTTCGTCATCGTCGTCGTGGGAGGACTGGGTAGTTTCAGTGGCGCCCTGGTAGGTGGGGTGTTGATCGGCGTCGTGCAGAGCGTGATGAGCACGCTGTGGCCCGAGGGTGCACGCATCATGATCTACGTGGCGATGGCTGCCGTGCTGCTGCTGCGCCCGCATGGCCTGCTGGGCCGCAAAGGATGA
- a CDS encoding M81 family metallopeptidase, with product MKVLIARLNHETNTFSPVPTPLAAFVPSYDDEAYRANKGMRTAMAAFIDLAEGLGARLVTPVSAMANPSGPVHAAAYDDLTRRIVAAAPGCDAILLDLHGAMVAENSADGEGDLLERVRAAAPGVPIGVALDLHGNITEKMVRNADVMVGFKTYPHIDMYETGEHAGRLLLQMLRGEARYRVCWHPLPLMSHTLRSTTLTGPMRDAVDGARALEAQGLPAVTVFAGFSLADIESPCMSVVATCRTDGVDAAQTAVDALAEQIWSRRDEYVYRSEPLADSLRRAERLAEGATRPVLLLDHGDNCMSGGTCDTMDVLQAALDLGLSGIAVGPLCDPEAVAQLTAAGVGAEVHVALGNKVPLDHIGLHKQPMPLHGTVRRVSDGQYTVSGPIYTGQRFGMGRTVLFDVGAAQIVVSEQTHEPWDLGVFHCVGLDPTRFRFLLLKSRMYCRPVFVPLSEGLVECDSPGVTTSNYACFPFAQLRRPVFPLDMP from the coding sequence ATGAAGGTGCTGATCGCGCGGCTGAACCACGAGACCAACACCTTCTCGCCCGTGCCAACGCCGCTGGCGGCATTCGTCCCCAGCTATGACGATGAGGCCTACCGCGCCAACAAGGGCATGCGCACGGCCATGGCGGCCTTCATCGACCTGGCCGAAGGTCTGGGCGCGAGGCTGGTCACGCCGGTCTCGGCCATGGCCAACCCCAGCGGGCCGGTGCATGCCGCCGCCTACGACGATCTCACGCGGCGCATCGTCGCCGCGGCGCCGGGCTGCGACGCCATCCTGCTGGATCTGCACGGCGCCATGGTGGCCGAGAACAGCGCCGACGGCGAGGGCGACCTGCTCGAGCGCGTGCGCGCCGCCGCACCCGGTGTGCCGATCGGCGTGGCACTGGATCTGCACGGCAACATCACCGAGAAGATGGTGAGGAACGCCGACGTGATGGTGGGCTTCAAGACCTACCCGCACATCGACATGTACGAGACCGGCGAGCATGCGGGCCGCCTGCTGTTGCAGATGCTGCGAGGCGAGGCCCGCTACCGCGTCTGCTGGCACCCGCTGCCGCTCATGAGCCACACACTGCGCAGCACCACCCTGACAGGCCCGATGCGCGATGCCGTTGATGGCGCGCGTGCGCTCGAGGCGCAAGGCCTGCCGGCCGTCACCGTGTTTGCCGGCTTCTCGCTGGCCGACATCGAATCGCCCTGCATGAGCGTGGTCGCCACCTGCCGCACCGATGGCGTGGACGCTGCCCAGACCGCCGTGGACGCGCTGGCCGAGCAGATCTGGTCCCGGCGCGACGAATACGTCTACCGCAGCGAGCCCCTTGCCGATTCGCTGCGCCGCGCCGAGCGGCTCGCCGAGGGCGCTACACGCCCCGTGCTGCTGCTCGACCATGGGGACAACTGCATGTCGGGCGGCACCTGCGACACCATGGATGTGCTGCAGGCCGCGCTGGATCTGGGCCTGTCGGGCATCGCCGTGGGGCCGCTGTGCGACCCCGAGGCCGTGGCGCAGCTCACCGCCGCGGGCGTGGGCGCCGAGGTGCATGTCGCATTGGGCAACAAGGTGCCACTAGACCACATCGGCCTGCACAAGCAGCCCATGCCGCTGCACGGCACGGTGCGCCGGGTCAGCGACGGTCAATACACCGTCTCCGGTCCCATCTACACGGGCCAGCGCTTCGGCATGGGCCGCACGGTGCTTTTCGATGTCGGCGCGGCACAGATCGTGGTGAGCGAGCAGACGCACGAGCCCTGGGATCTGGGTGTGTTTCACTGCGTGGGGCTCGACCCCACGCGCTTTCGCTTCCTGCTGCTCAAGTCGCGCATGTACTGCCGGCCGGTATTCGTGCCGCTGTCGGAAGGCCTGGTGGAATGCGACAGCCCCGGCGTCACGACCTCCAACTACGCCTGCTTCCCCTTTGCGCAACTGCGCAGACCCGTTTTCCCACTTGACATGCCCTGA
- a CDS encoding ABC transporter ATP-binding protein, translated as MSTAALLSVDAIHAHYGKSHVLQGVSLHVNEGELVTLLGRNGAGKTTTLKTIAGVMQPTQGQVRFGGESLQRLATHQVAQRGICLVPEHRGIFKLLTVEENLMLAQRKKSPWQLRDVYRIFPRLQERRMNGGGQLSGGEQQMLAIGRALMNAPRLLMLDEPVEGLAPVIVEEIVAQLKTIKSAGVTIVLVEQNLEVCTQLADRHYIIEQGVVAHEASNPEFLADDAMKDRYLGVGLV; from the coding sequence ATGAGCACCGCAGCGCTGCTGTCCGTGGACGCCATCCACGCCCACTACGGCAAGAGCCATGTGCTGCAGGGCGTGTCGCTGCATGTGAATGAAGGCGAGCTCGTCACCCTGCTGGGCCGCAACGGCGCGGGCAAGACCACCACGCTCAAGACCATTGCCGGGGTCATGCAACCCACACAGGGACAGGTGCGCTTTGGTGGCGAGTCGCTGCAGCGCCTGGCCACGCACCAGGTGGCGCAGCGCGGCATCTGCCTGGTACCCGAGCACCGCGGCATCTTCAAGCTGCTGACCGTGGAGGAGAACCTGATGCTGGCGCAGCGCAAGAAATCACCCTGGCAGCTGCGCGACGTTTACCGCATCTTCCCGCGATTGCAGGAGCGACGCATGAACGGTGGCGGCCAGCTCTCTGGTGGCGAGCAGCAAATGCTGGCGATTGGCCGTGCGCTCATGAATGCGCCACGCCTCTTGATGCTCGACGAGCCCGTCGAGGGCCTGGCGCCGGTCATCGTCGAAGAGATCGTGGCCCAGCTCAAGACCATCAAGTCAGCGGGCGTCACCATCGTGCTCGTGGAGCAGAACCTCGAGGTTTGCACGCAGTTGGCCGACCGCCACTACATCATCGAGCAGGGTGTGGTCGCACACGAGGCATCCAACCCCGAGTTTCTCGCTGACGATGCCATGAAGGACCGCTACCTCGGCGTCGGTCTGGTATGA
- a CDS encoding ABC transporter ATP-binding protein: MNATAASPVLLEAQGVAKHYGKFVALGGVDLKVRANTVHSVIGPNGAGKTTLFHMLTGTKTVSGGRILFDGHDVTREPDHRRVRRGMARSFQVTSLFPTLPVRENLRLAAQGVAPVVALNCWSPPVGRRSCADTVASVLSRVGLERYAGTPAANLSHGQQRRLEVGMALAARPKAIFLDEPTSGMGIDDLDDMKRLIQSLKDEHTVVLIEHNMGIVMDISDTVTVMQQGRVLAEGLPHEIRADERVRSAYLGNMITGGKA; this comes from the coding sequence ATGAACGCCACTGCTGCATCCCCGGTTCTGCTTGAAGCCCAGGGGGTCGCCAAACACTACGGCAAATTCGTTGCCCTGGGCGGAGTGGACCTGAAGGTGCGCGCCAATACCGTGCACTCGGTCATCGGTCCCAACGGTGCCGGGAAGACCACGCTGTTTCACATGCTCACCGGCACCAAGACGGTGAGCGGTGGCCGCATTCTGTTTGACGGCCACGACGTGACGCGCGAGCCAGATCACCGGCGTGTGCGCCGCGGCATGGCGCGCTCGTTCCAGGTCACCAGCCTCTTTCCGACGCTGCCCGTGCGCGAAAACCTGCGCCTGGCCGCGCAGGGCGTGGCGCCAGTGGTGGCCCTGAACTGCTGGAGCCCACCCGTGGGAAGGCGCTCGTGCGCCGACACGGTGGCCAGCGTGCTCTCGCGGGTAGGCTTGGAGCGCTACGCTGGCACGCCCGCAGCCAATCTCTCTCACGGTCAACAGCGGCGCCTGGAGGTAGGGATGGCGCTGGCCGCACGGCCAAAGGCTATCTTCCTCGACGAGCCGACGTCGGGCATGGGCATAGACGATCTGGACGACATGAAGCGGCTGATTCAGAGCCTCAAGGACGAGCACACCGTGGTGCTCATTGAACACAACATGGGCATCGTCATGGATATCTCCGACACCGTCACTGTGATGCAGCAGGGCCGCGTGCTGGCCGAAGGCCTGCCGCACGAGATCCGCGCTGACGAGCGCGTGCGCAGCGCCTACCTGGGCAACATGATCACCGGGGGCAAGGCATGA
- the rsmA gene encoding 16S rRNA (adenine(1518)-N(6)/adenine(1519)-N(6))-dimethyltransferase RsmA, with protein sequence MKHIARKRFGQHFLSDPGIIDAIVRAIAPRPGQPMVEIGPGLAALTQPLVERLGRLTVIELDRDLALRLRQHGQLDVIESDVLKVDFTQVAQALAATKIRVVGNLPYNISTPILFHLLDHVQVVEDQHFMLQKEVIDRMVAQPATAAYGRLSVMLQWRYAMEDVLFVPPESFDPPPRVDSAVVRMLPHAEPAAVDVALLSELVQVAFSQRRKLLRHSLGQWLDARGYGGDFDTRRRAEEVPVQDYVRLAQEIAPPGQAAASQ encoded by the coding sequence ATGAAGCACATCGCACGCAAGCGCTTCGGCCAGCATTTCCTCAGCGACCCCGGCATCATCGACGCCATCGTGCGCGCCATCGCGCCGCGCCCGGGCCAGCCCATGGTGGAGATCGGCCCGGGCCTGGCGGCGCTGACCCAGCCGCTGGTCGAGCGCCTGGGGCGGCTCACGGTGATCGAGCTCGACCGCGACCTGGCCCTGCGCCTGCGCCAGCACGGCCAGCTCGACGTCATCGAATCCGATGTGCTGAAAGTGGACTTTACGCAGGTGGCGCAAGCGCTGGCAGCTACAAAAATCAGAGTCGTGGGCAACCTGCCCTACAACATCTCCACGCCCATACTGTTCCATCTGCTGGACCATGTGCAGGTCGTGGAGGACCAGCATTTCATGCTGCAGAAGGAGGTCATAGACCGCATGGTGGCCCAGCCCGCCACGGCGGCCTATGGGCGCCTGTCGGTCATGCTGCAGTGGCGCTACGCCATGGAGGATGTGCTGTTCGTGCCGCCCGAGAGCTTCGACCCGCCGCCCAGGGTGGACAGCGCCGTGGTGCGCATGCTGCCCCACGCCGAGCCCGCGGCGGTGGACGTGGCGCTGCTGTCGGAGCTGGTGCAGGTGGCCTTCAGCCAGCGGCGCAAGCTGCTGCGCCACAGCCTCGGGCAGTGGCTGGACGCGCGCGGCTATGGCGGCGACTTCGACACCCGGCGCCGCGCCGAGGAGGTGCCGGTGCAGGACTATGTGCGGCTGGCGCAGGAGATCGCGCCGCCTGGTCAGGCGGCTGCCAGCCAGTAG
- a CDS encoding NADP-dependent malic enzyme: protein MPDKTAPTTTDKRALLRQAALEYHEFPQPGKITIAATKQMVNQHDLALAYSPGVAAPCEEIVKDPTTAFRYTSRGNLVGVVSNGTAVLGLGDIGALASKPVMEGKGVLFKKFSGIDVFDIEINEKDPEKLVEIIAALEPTFGGINLEDIKAPDCFYVERKLRERMKIPVFHDDQHGTAIVVGAAILNGLKVAGKDIRQVKLVASGAGAAALACLGLLVKLGLPRENIWVTDLAGVVYEGRTELMDEDKAFFAQKTDLRTLSQVIAGADVFLGLSAGGVLKKDMVAQMAPRPLVFALANPNPEITPEDVKAVRDDAIIATGRTDYPNQVNNVLCFPYIFRGALDCGATTITKEMEIAAVHAIAELAQAEQSEVVAKAYAGEALAFGPEYLIPKPFDPRLMMKIAPAVAQAASDSGVALRPIADMDAYRDHLQTFVYASGTTMKPIFMAAKQSAKKRVAFSEGEEERVLRAAQIVVDERIARPTLIGRPEVIAQRIEKFGLRLREGQDYDVVNVENDHRYRDFWQTYHRLTERKGVTVPIAKIEMRRRLTLIGTMLLHKGEVDGLICGTWGHTAHHLQYVDQVIGKRAGVHTYACMNALMLPDRQLFVVDTHVNYDPTAEQLAEITIMAAEEVMRFGLKPKAALLSHSNFGHSNQPSAVKMRETLELLRVQAPWLEVDGEMHGDLAIDGKARLALMPHSTLSGDANLLVMPNMDAANIAYNLLKTAAGGNIAIGPVLLGAGAPVHILTPSTTVRRLVNMTALTVADANATR, encoded by the coding sequence ATGCCCGACAAGACGGCCCCGACCACCACCGACAAGCGTGCCCTGCTGCGCCAGGCCGCACTCGAGTACCACGAGTTTCCCCAGCCCGGCAAGATCACCATCGCGGCCACCAAGCAGATGGTCAACCAGCATGATCTGGCCTTGGCCTATTCGCCCGGGGTGGCCGCGCCCTGCGAGGAGATCGTGAAGGATCCGACGACGGCCTTCCGCTACACCTCGCGCGGCAATCTCGTGGGCGTGGTCTCCAACGGCACGGCAGTGCTGGGTCTGGGCGACATCGGCGCGCTGGCCAGCAAGCCCGTGATGGAGGGCAAGGGCGTGCTGTTCAAGAAGTTCTCGGGCATCGACGTGTTCGACATCGAGATCAACGAGAAGGACCCGGAAAAGCTCGTCGAGATCATTGCCGCGCTCGAGCCCACCTTTGGCGGCATCAACCTCGAGGACATCAAGGCGCCCGACTGCTTCTACGTCGAGCGCAAGCTGCGCGAGCGCATGAAGATCCCGGTCTTCCATGACGACCAGCATGGCACGGCCATCGTCGTGGGCGCGGCCATACTGAACGGCCTGAAGGTGGCGGGCAAGGACATCCGACAGGTCAAGCTGGTCGCCTCCGGTGCGGGTGCGGCGGCGCTGGCCTGCCTGGGCCTGCTGGTCAAGCTCGGCCTGCCGCGCGAGAACATCTGGGTGACCGACCTGGCCGGCGTGGTGTACGAGGGCCGCACCGAGCTCATGGACGAGGACAAGGCCTTCTTCGCACAGAAGACCGATCTGCGCACGCTCTCGCAGGTGATTGCCGGCGCCGATGTCTTTCTGGGCCTGTCGGCCGGCGGCGTGCTCAAGAAGGACATGGTGGCGCAGATGGCGCCGCGCCCGCTGGTCTTTGCGCTTGCCAACCCCAACCCCGAGATCACGCCCGAGGACGTGAAGGCGGTGCGCGACGACGCCATCATCGCCACGGGCCGCACCGACTACCCGAACCAGGTCAACAACGTCCTGTGCTTCCCCTATATCTTCCGCGGCGCACTCGACTGCGGCGCGACCACCATCACCAAGGAGATGGAGATCGCCGCCGTCCACGCCATCGCCGAGTTGGCCCAGGCCGAGCAGAGCGAGGTGGTGGCCAAGGCCTATGCGGGCGAGGCCCTGGCCTTCGGTCCCGAGTACCTGATCCCCAAGCCGTTCGACCCGCGCCTGATGATGAAGATCGCGCCGGCCGTGGCCCAGGCGGCGTCGGATTCCGGCGTGGCGCTGCGTCCGATCGCGGACATGGATGCCTACCGCGACCATCTGCAGACCTTCGTCTACGCCTCGGGCACGACCATGAAGCCCATCTTCATGGCGGCCAAGCAGAGCGCCAAGAAGCGCGTGGCCTTCTCCGAGGGTGAGGAGGAGCGCGTACTGCGCGCCGCGCAGATCGTGGTCGACGAGCGCATTGCCCGCCCCACGCTGATCGGCCGACCCGAGGTCATCGCCCAGCGCATTGAGAAGTTCGGCCTGCGCCTGCGCGAGGGCCAGGACTACGACGTGGTCAACGTCGAGAACGACCACCGCTACCGCGACTTCTGGCAGACCTACCACCGCCTGACCGAGCGCAAGGGCGTGACGGTGCCCATCGCCAAGATCGAGATGCGCCGACGCCTGACGCTGATCGGCACCATGCTGCTGCACAAGGGCGAGGTCGACGGCCTGATCTGCGGCACCTGGGGCCATACGGCGCACCACCTGCAGTATGTCGACCAGGTCATCGGCAAGCGCGCCGGCGTGCACACCTATGCCTGCATGAACGCCCTGATGCTGCCCGACCGCCAGCTCTTCGTCGTGGACACCCATGTGAACTACGACCCCACGGCCGAGCAGCTCGCCGAGATCACCATCATGGCGGCCGAGGAGGTCATGCGCTTTGGCCTCAAGCCCAAGGCCGCCCTGCTGTCGCACTCCAACTTCGGCCACAGCAACCAGCCCAGCGCCGTCAAGATGCGCGAGACGCTGGAGCTGCTGCGCGTGCAGGCCCCCTGGCTTGAGGTGGACGGCGAAATGCATGGCGATCTGGCCATCGACGGCAAGGCGCGACTGGCACTCATGCCCCACAGCACGCTGTCGGGCGATGCGAATCTGTTGGTCATGCCCAACATGGACGCCGCCAACATCGCCTACAACCTGCTCAAGACGGCGGCGGGCGGCAACATTGCCATCGGCCCGGTGCTGTTGGGCGCCGGTGCCCCCGTGCACATCCTCACGCCCAGCACCACCGTGCGCCGCCTCGTGAACATGACGGCACTCACGGTCGCCGACGCCAACGCCACGCGCTGA
- a CDS encoding branched-chain amino acid ABC transporter permease, which produces MSRHSHLLLALAIVVAMPLFMRSGSLASEVLIFALAAMGCNLLLGYTGLLSFGQGIFFGLGSYTIALLLTRWPLPMPLALLTAVAMGAIGAAIVGWIAIRQRGTYFVMLTLAFAQMFYFIAYSLPDLTGGDNGLLDIPRPSIAIAGQTLWPLVSPWQYYGFVATLFLLAFWLLRRVCDSVFGRTLLAVRDNEERAAAVGYDLRLLKLQAFVISGAVTGLAGALHAMMTGIAPLSNVEYHTSEMIIVMTVIGGTGNLLASVLGAAFYVLLGDWLSTLWPRWLLLLGVVLMIVSLGLQRGLWGLGESLWALVRRKQPEPSSPTTPVHNTNGGQA; this is translated from the coding sequence ATGAGCAGACATTCCCACCTTCTCCTGGCGCTGGCCATCGTCGTCGCCATGCCGCTGTTCATGCGGTCGGGCTCGCTGGCCAGCGAGGTGCTGATCTTCGCACTTGCCGCCATGGGCTGCAATCTGCTGCTGGGCTACACGGGTCTGCTGTCATTCGGACAGGGCATTTTCTTCGGCCTGGGCAGCTACACCATTGCGCTGCTGCTCACGCGCTGGCCACTGCCCATGCCGCTGGCACTGCTGACGGCCGTCGCCATGGGAGCCATTGGCGCAGCCATCGTCGGCTGGATCGCGATCCGCCAGCGCGGCACCTACTTCGTGATGCTGACACTGGCATTTGCGCAGATGTTCTATTTCATTGCCTACTCGTTGCCCGATCTGACCGGTGGCGACAACGGATTGCTGGATATCCCGCGCCCGTCCATCGCCATCGCGGGTCAGACGCTGTGGCCCTTGGTGTCGCCCTGGCAGTACTACGGCTTCGTCGCCACCCTGTTCCTGCTGGCATTCTGGCTGCTGCGCCGCGTGTGTGATTCGGTTTTCGGCCGCACGCTGCTGGCGGTGCGCGACAACGAGGAGCGCGCTGCCGCCGTGGGCTACGACCTGCGCCTCCTGAAGCTGCAGGCCTTCGTCATCTCGGGTGCGGTCACGGGTCTCGCAGGCGCCCTGCACGCCATGATGACGGGCATTGCTCCGCTGTCGAACGTCGAATACCACACGAGCGAGATGATCATCGTGATGACCGTCATCGGCGGCACCGGCAACCTGCTGGCGTCGGTACTGGGTGCGGCGTTCTATGTGCTTCTGGGCGACTGGTTGTCCACCCTGTGGCCGCGCTGGCTGCTGCTGCTCGGTGTGGTGCTGATGATCGTCAGCCTGGGGCTGCAGCGCGGTCTGTGGGGTTTGGGTGAGAGTCTGTGGGCGCTGGTACGGCGCAAGCAGCCTGAGCCGAGCTCCCCCACGACGCCTGTCCACAACACCAACGGAGGCCAGGCATGA
- a CDS encoding Zn-dependent hydrolase, whose amino-acid sequence MDMKSSPCAALRTDGARLWQSLMELARIGATAKGGVCRIALTDLDRQGRDLFVQWARDAGCSIRVDAIGNIFAHRAGQDESLPPVMTGSHIDTQPTGGKFDGNYGVLAGLEVVRTLNAAGVRTRAPIEVAVWTNEEGSRFVPVMMGSGVFAGAFTLEHALAQRDAQGVSVGEALSAIGYAGQTGPTPAVGAYFEAHIEQGPVLENNQRVIGVVTAALGQRWYDVTVHGMEAHAGPTPMELRRDALLAASELVVEVNRIAVERRPHARSTVGTMELFPNSRNVIPGRVRFSVDLRAPDDEQLLDMDRALRDACARVARERGLAIDVEQVVYFPPQPFTPQLVQAVRANADDLGYSHMDVVSGAGHDAVYVARVAPTAMIFVPCDDGISHNEIENAEPEHLEAGCNVLLRAMLAAAEVVT is encoded by the coding sequence ATGGACATGAAATCTTCCCCTTGCGCCGCGCTGCGCACAGACGGCGCGCGCCTGTGGCAGTCCCTCATGGAGCTGGCGCGCATAGGTGCCACGGCCAAGGGGGGAGTGTGCCGCATCGCGCTGACCGATCTGGACCGACAGGGGCGCGACCTGTTCGTGCAATGGGCGCGCGATGCTGGCTGCAGCATACGCGTCGACGCCATAGGCAACATCTTCGCGCACCGCGCGGGCCAGGACGAAAGCCTGCCGCCCGTGATGACCGGCAGCCACATCGACACCCAGCCCACGGGCGGCAAGTTCGATGGCAACTACGGCGTTCTCGCGGGCCTGGAGGTGGTGCGAACGCTCAATGCCGCCGGCGTGCGCACGCGTGCCCCCATCGAGGTGGCGGTCTGGACCAATGAGGAGGGCTCGCGCTTCGTGCCCGTGATGATGGGCTCTGGCGTGTTCGCGGGTGCATTCACCCTGGAGCATGCGCTGGCCCAGCGCGACGCACAGGGGGTCAGTGTGGGCGAGGCACTCTCGGCCATAGGCTATGCGGGACAGACCGGACCGACTCCGGCCGTGGGCGCGTATTTCGAGGCGCATATCGAGCAGGGCCCGGTGCTGGAGAACAACCAGCGTGTGATCGGCGTGGTGACGGCCGCGCTGGGCCAGCGCTGGTACGACGTGACCGTCCACGGCATGGAGGCCCACGCCGGCCCCACACCCATGGAACTGCGCCGCGATGCGCTGCTGGCCGCCAGCGAGCTGGTCGTCGAGGTCAACCGCATCGCCGTCGAGCGCAGGCCCCACGCGCGCAGCACGGTAGGCACCATGGAACTGTTCCCCAACTCGCGCAACGTGATTCCGGGCCGCGTGCGCTTCAGCGTGGATCTGCGTGCGCCGGACGACGAGCAGCTGCTGGACATGGACCGGGCCCTGCGCGACGCCTGCGCGCGCGTTGCCAGGGAGCGCGGCCTTGCCATCGATGTGGAACAGGTCGTGTACTTCCCGCCCCAGCCGTTCACGCCGCAACTGGTGCAAGCCGTGCGCGCCAACGCCGACGATCTTGGCTACAGCCATATGGACGTGGTCAGCGGCGCCGGCCATGACGCGGTCTACGTGGCGCGCGTGGCGCCCACTGCAATGATCTTCGTGCCCTGCGACGACGGCATCAGTCACAACGAAATCGAGAACGCCGAGCCCGAGCACCTGGAGGCCGGCTGCAACGTGCTGCTGCGTGCCATGCTGGCGGCAGCGGAGGTCGTGACATGA
- a CDS encoding barstar family protein, which produces METPLRKDQDSLLRGVRPNIVQSIRAYRVHDLQEAARLLGHHFLYANLAHAQTKQDVLELIATQFTFPAHFGKNFDALYDCMTDPLHKSGPQPGFVVVLDQIPATVKFDKEAREQLLDIFRDAADYWSDRKIAFRCFYSFL; this is translated from the coding sequence ATGGAAACGCCACTTCGTAAAGACCAGGACTCGCTGCTGCGCGGCGTACGTCCCAACATCGTGCAGTCGATACGCGCCTATCGCGTGCACGACCTGCAGGAGGCGGCGCGCCTGCTGGGCCACCACTTCCTGTACGCCAACCTGGCGCATGCGCAGACCAAGCAGGATGTGCTGGAGCTGATTGCCACGCAGTTCACCTTTCCGGCGCATTTCGGCAAGAACTTCGATGCGCTGTACGACTGCATGACCGACCCGCTGCACAAGTCGGGCCCGCAACCGGGCTTTGTCGTCGTGCTCGACCAGATCCCGGCGACCGTGAAGTTCGACAAGGAAGCGCGCGAGCAGCTGCTGGACATCTTCCGCGACGCGGCCGACTACTGGAGCGACCGCAAGATCGCCTTCCGCTGCTTCTATTCTTTTCTGTAG
- a CDS encoding ribonuclease, whose product MLKAAAIRAYKATVVSCALGAALALAPTGAWARQPSSATATPTIALADLPSQGRATYALIHEGGPFPYDKDGSVFGNRERLLPPHKRGYYREYTVRTPGVRHRGARRIVCGGAPRTPDACYYTQDHYASFREIRK is encoded by the coding sequence ATGTTGAAGGCTGCCGCCATCCGGGCGTACAAGGCAACCGTTGTGTCGTGCGCTCTGGGTGCTGCGCTGGCGCTTGCGCCGACCGGCGCGTGGGCGCGGCAGCCGTCCAGTGCAACGGCCACCCCCACCATCGCGCTGGCCGATTTGCCCTCGCAGGGGCGGGCCACCTATGCGCTGATTCATGAGGGCGGGCCTTTCCCATACGACAAGGATGGTTCGGTGTTCGGCAATCGCGAGCGGCTTCTCCCCCCGCACAAGCGTGGCTACTACCGTGAGTACACGGTACGGACGCCGGGCGTGCGCCATCGTGGCGCGCGGCGCATCGTCTGTGGAGGCGCTCCGCGCACCCCCGACGCCTGCTACTACACCCAGGACCACTACGCGAGCTTTCGGGAAATCAGGAAGTAG